In Syntrophales bacterium, a single window of DNA contains:
- a CDS encoding flavocytochrome c, with translation MSEETKTPKAMTRRTFLKTSGAAAAAGVAAGTLAMKPWNAEAAPMPKKWQETFDVVVIGSGFAGLAAAYEAKKAGASVVVLEKMPTPGGNSIINGGVVSAAGSPMEEKEGIKDSPELLLKDMLAAGLNLNHVELAKMVADQSVSTVMWTINELGVKYKDKLTQEGGHSVPRMYSTYNQSGSAIVQQQLLKLKELGVVPRTRAYLTQIYRDADGRVKGVQIREGYTFPKAGSGKVKDIKARKAVVLATGGFGADVAFRTLQDPRLTTEMQTTNQPGATAEALREAFRIGCTPIQLSWIQLGPWGSPDEKGMGLSPFFAQLCAAMYGLWIDTKTGKRFVNELADRKIRADAIIKAGNKCIAMTDANGYAIGKKLLAEYMPKLMERGVVKEYKTLEEMAAAYNVPIEPLKQSIDKWNKSVLAGKDEEWGRYLQKNQKPLGPGPWYALRLMPKVHHTMGGINMNTKAQATDVSTDKPIAGLYCAGEVTGGVHGAVRLGSCATLDCLVFGRIAGKNAAAEKAWG, from the coding sequence ATGTCGGAAGAAACGAAAACCCCGAAAGCAATGACGAGAAGAACCTTTTTGAAAACGAGTGGCGCGGCTGCGGCTGCGGGCGTCGCAGCGGGCACACTCGCGATGAAGCCCTGGAATGCCGAGGCGGCTCCCATGCCGAAGAAGTGGCAGGAGACCTTCGACGTCGTCGTCATCGGCAGCGGTTTCGCCGGACTGGCGGCGGCCTATGAGGCCAAGAAGGCCGGCGCCTCCGTGGTGGTCCTCGAAAAAATGCCGACCCCGGGCGGCAACTCCATCATCAACGGCGGCGTCGTATCGGCGGCGGGTTCACCCATGGAGGAGAAGGAAGGAATCAAGGACTCCCCGGAGCTGCTCCTGAAGGACATGCTCGCGGCGGGACTGAACCTGAACCACGTGGAACTGGCCAAGATGGTGGCGGACCAGTCCGTCAGCACCGTGATGTGGACCATCAACGAGCTGGGTGTCAAGTACAAGGACAAGCTGACCCAGGAGGGCGGTCATTCCGTCCCGCGGATGTACAGCACCTACAACCAGAGCGGCTCAGCCATCGTGCAGCAGCAGCTCCTGAAGCTGAAAGAGCTGGGCGTCGTGCCCCGTACCCGGGCTTACCTGACGCAGATCTACCGGGACGCCGACGGTCGGGTGAAGGGCGTCCAGATCCGCGAAGGCTACACCTTCCCGAAGGCGGGAAGCGGCAAGGTGAAGGACATCAAGGCCCGCAAGGCCGTTGTCCTGGCCACGGGCGGTTTCGGCGCCGATGTGGCCTTCCGGACCCTTCAGGATCCCCGGCTGACGACGGAGATGCAGACGACCAACCAGCCCGGCGCCACCGCCGAGGCCCTGCGGGAGGCCTTCCGGATCGGCTGCACACCCATCCAGCTCTCCTGGATCCAGCTGGGTCCCTGGGGCAGCCCGGATGAAAAGGGAATGGGGCTCTCCCCCTTCTTCGCCCAGCTCTGCGCCGCCATGTACGGCCTCTGGATCGACACCAAGACGGGCAAGCGCTTCGTCAACGAGCTGGCAGACCGGAAAATCCGGGCCGACGCGATCATCAAGGCGGGGAACAAGTGCATCGCCATGACGGACGCGAACGGTTACGCCATCGGCAAGAAGCTCCTGGCGGAGTACATGCCGAAGCTGATGGAGCGGGGGGTCGTGAAGGAATACAAGACGCTGGAGGAGATGGCGGCGGCCTACAACGTCCCCATCGAGCCCTTGAAACAGTCGATCGACAAGTGGAACAAGAGCGTCCTGGCGGGCAAGGACGAGGAGTGGGGCCGCTACCTTCAGAAGAACCAGAAGCCCCTCGGCCCCGGCCCCTGGTATGCCCTGCGGCTCATGCCCAAGGTTCACCACACGATGGGCGGCATCAACATGAACACCAAGGCCCAGGCGACGGATGTCTCGACAGACAAGCCCATCGCTGGCCTTTACTGCGCCGGCGAGGTGACCGGCGGCGTCCACGGCGCTGTCCGTCTGGGCAGCTGCGCCACGCTGGACTGCCTCGTCTTCGGCCGGATCGCCGGCAAAAACGCGGCAGCGGAGAAAGCGTGGGGTTGA